gctttttaaccgacttcaaaagaggaagttatcaattcaaccatatattttttatctcgagaatgcttggaccgattctataattatttttttcttttttttgttgaccagtggttcctgagattagcgcgttcaaacaaacaaactcttcagcttattaagtatagattacacGCACGCAAAATTGCACTTACCGTAATTAAATGTGTATAGATAGATCTCTATCCGAACGGAGCACCGGTTAGTCCGCCAGTCAAATTTTAACTGAGACTTTTGGCTTGAACCGATTTGACCCCATTCGAGATTTCAGCACGACTTCGGCAGCTCAAAGAATCCGGTCATTGCAAGAGTGCGAAACGCCGTATAGCTTGTCATGAATAATGCTTTcgtatcaataaataaacagcTGGAAACAAatctgttactggtggtaggacctcttgtgagtccgcgcgggtaggtaccaccaccccgcctatttctgccgtgaagcagtaagtaatacgtttcggttcgaagggtggggcagccgttgtaactacatttgagacttcagaacttatatctcaaggtggatggcaaaTTGAcgtcgtagatttctatgggctccagtagccacttaacaccaggtgggctgtgagctcgtccacccatctaagcaataaaaaaaaaagaatgaaaaacagtcgacgtcgccttaaacacgttattacggatcctcccaatccactaggggtgtttttaggtacctcaagcaccggtcactgttctcgtcgaacccgtcgcttgcgacgaagggctcggcgagtaaattaacccacggacacagcccactcagttcttgccggatcttcttagtgggtcacgcttccgatcgggtggtagattctgcgaagcacgggtcTTGCTAAGgtttagtgttagcaaagttctcaagtttgagccccgtgggctcacctacttgctcggttacgctgacatagcctctcaaggctaccagtttagtcagaaaaaaaatctaattactCTAACGCTTATCAATTGCATGTCGGTGACGCGAATCCATAAGTTTTTGCCGCTACCAAAAACTACGCAATGCGACTAAAGAACTTTTcacttgaaacaaaaaaatatgttttttgtcACACAAAAACAAACTTAATACCATCTAGTTTCGTTCGGCATATCTAGACGGCCGCGACGATACGTTGAGACGAAATGCGTCTAATTCATTTTCTTGTTCTCCTAACGATCCATTTGGCCGTCGCGAAGAACAACAATGTTAAGACGCTGACGGAGAGCCTGGGACGGGAGATAATTGAAATCGACAACCCAATAAAAGGTATGTAAGAGGTAAGACTTTAGCTGGGATGAAAGAAGATTTAGCCCGTGGGACCTCGAATGGAGGCACAGATGAGTACCAGGAGCATGGGGGTTCTCCGAACAGGTAGACCGatgacttagtgcgcacggcgagaagtcgttggatgcggaaggcggaggaccgcattctgtggaaggcattgggtaAGGCctttgtccagcagtgggcagataaaggctggtgatgatgatgatgaccggCTTCAGACTTTAACTTAGGCTTCGGACCGCGTCTCACACCAATGCGTCATCAAGGTTTGCTTTTATTGTCCTTTTTGTACTGGCTcctagtctcatataacactATAATTTCACACAACACGTGCAGCAAGAactacttcacaaatgttcacgatttacttccaacggtgaaggaataacatcgtataacaaaaaacaaagccgataatttgcgtaattactggtggtaagacgtcttgtgagtccgcacgggtaggtaccaccgccctgcctatttccgccgtgaagcagttatgcgtttcggttcgaagagcaggacagccgttgtactattaaaactgagaccttacaactcatgtctcaaggtgggtggcatcatttacgttatagatgtctgtgggctccggtaaccacttaaaactataaaacaatcaaaaagtCAATGTAAATGAAGTTCTATGAGAGGAGACGCCTTAAAAATACGAGCAACCTCTGTTTATTTCGGTCCTTCCTTTAACAATCAGCATCTCATAGCGTCCATAGTGCTTACAGCAGCAGCCATCAGCCATTTTCCCTTTTTCTTCCAACTCGCGATTCTGATGCAATATGCATCTACATAAAGAAATAACCTCTGAACTATGAGGTCTCATTTGAGGGCGCTAGGGCAGATGCTAGCAAGTTCTTTCCAGCAGAGCCTCTGAGCTCACCCACTCATTCAGCTGAAGCAGAAGACGCAGAGTCACCATACCAATCAAAAGAATTTCGAAAGCATTCCATGCTAAAACTATTCCTTGACAGAACTACCTCCGGGCCTCGAAGAGGAGCCGTCGGCTGAGAATGACGAAGACGGAACCAGCGCCACTCTGCGTCCAGGAACGAAGGGGGGAACCAATAAATCCTCCACGGTTCGTCATTTTGAACTTAGTGCTATGAGTCTGTTCAAGACgatatttcccgagcgctacgacatgttCAAACGAGGCCTATAGAAAATACTTGacggtatgcagcggcttggctctgcctctggcattgctgacgtccatgggcggcgATAGCCAACCACCcactcgtccaactatctaaacaatacaaaaaccgCTAAGGATTTCGTAGACATccaaatcaaacctgcaaaattataatttgcgtaattactggcggtaggacgtgttgtgagtccgcacgggtagataccatcaccctgcctatgtctgccgtgaagcagtaatgcgtttcggtttgaagggcagtgCAGCCGTTTAAcaatactgagacgttagaacttatatatctcaaggtggatggcggcatttacgttatagatgtctacgtATAGTTGCTCCggcaattaatataattaacatCAGACGagtcatgagctcgtccatccaacaacgcaaaaaatatatcaaaacgtGAATACGCCATTCAGTATAGGACTTCGAATCAAAATCTGACGATATAACCAGTCCCACCAAACTAATTCGTGAGGAATCTCGGAGACCAGCACCACGACGTCAGTAGGTAAACCTGATTGAGCACTTTACAGACTGCAACGGCTAAAGCTATGAGCAGAGCGGAAACGACAAACTCATCTGTCGACGACGAGGCCAAAATCGAGAGGGAACTAGCTGAGATGTACAAAGATAATTCGGGTGAGCCTTGTGGAAACTAAAAACGCGCCCAATACTAAAACACACTAAAACAAAATACCTaccatattttgtttttatcctatctattttttactggtggtaggaactcctgtgagtccgcgcgggtagataccatcatccggcctatttctgccgtgatgcagtaatgcatttcggtttgaagggtggggcagccgttgtaactatactgagatctaagaacttatatcccaaggtgggtggcggaacttacgttgtagatgtctatgggctccggcaaccacttaacaccagatgggatgtgagctcgtccacccaactaagcaaaataaaaaatctatttctGGTAACTTCGATGGATTACGCTAGCTTCACCGAAGGTAAGCTCACCAGGGGGCTCATCCTtggagagtttgctaacactggccctaataagagccgcgcttcgcagaatctaccgctagatcggaaacgcgacccactgagaagatccgacggagaaactcagtgggctgtgtctatgggttaattcgctcgtcgagccctggTGTTGTGTgatggtgactggtgcttgtggtacctaaaacaccgttaatggatacgAACAATGCCACATCAAAGTCAAATCAAAGTATTATACACAACACGGCCTGATGTGTTACTCTTTGTTATTAGATATCATAAGCTATGCCAGAACAGATAGCTATACAGAAGTATGAGCAATATAACATAgtagtgttacgcgctgggtttcgggataaataaaaaatcatccgaATTAcgaattaaaactgtattcaacacttagaacacttaaaacactttaaaattctcaattcgcttcttccgcttcgcttcaggtgatccgttcgctgtttcgcttcgagtagttccgattactgactgactgcgcgccatctctgcaaccttttatagccgataccacatccctagaattatcgagaatattccacacaagtcgaatATTgggtgtttccgctatctgacaatagatggcattgtatctctcgagcgttctagatgctaatAGATCCTtggatattcgttcgactattcggcgatagatggcgtcactcttaccggcgtaacattagtATGGCATTCAAAAAGCTAATCCCTTAATgtcggtatttatttatttatttagacacaccaacagcaatacacacaaaacattcaagcttaaaattaacatgcataaaattaagtacttgtatgtgtaagccagttacaggcatgtacagcaatctcttataacgcactatgacatgttacagcaattttatatatatctagtagactctgagaGAGACCAATCCGAATTATAacgagaatgaatctatttgcAAAAGACCttaaagactaaaacatactttaacaaacaaaagaaagcaaagttaggcaatccaggcgccttagttagtaacagaaatctatatattaatacgcgaagcaaaaactttgtatccctttttacgaaaattgcgcggacggacgagtatgaaattttccacacttacagagaatatagagaagaagtgcacaatgctaatatttttttaaaataatgcataaaagatacattaaatcaataaagaaaacgttacacacactacataccatgtatttgacgcacacacgcatgcatactatttatttattttcaaacttttgttcttgacgtctgttgtcaaattgagaatagattaaatattgtttgtctttattaataatcttttatagtgtagccttggcgaaatttgtgattatagaagtataaaatacaatcataatagtgtacaaactcattatacaattccaattaattatagtcgaatttcgactactggagGACCTCTAGTCAatttaattacttcagtgcgccgcgtagggcaccggtgaacTACATGACCGTGAAAGGGTTAACTAAAAccgttatattttattagattacCAAACAGATCGCTCGGAAGCGGATAGTAGCTCCACGACTGTACACAAGGAGGAGGGTAATCTGATCGCCAGGAGCAGAGCGTCGGGGTCAGTATATGTAATTgagtaaataaaatgtaacacatgctatttttaaccgacttcaaaaaagaaggaggctctcaattcgactgtatgttttttttcttatgttagttacctcataacttttgactgagtgaatcgattttgatgattctttttttattacaaaagctgacgcttcccgtgtggtcccatttcaatgtagtccagttctgataattgtatccatgagaaaactatataagtcttaaattcgcattaagtacgtgcgcgacaaatagatgaataactcaataactcaatatcacgccaaccgatttcggtgattattgtttttagtgtaatattcatttgttttgaaatatcttttttttctatttgaagtcggtttttgttaaagcatgtgtatttacaattatttattgacGTGATACC
The sequence above is drawn from the Bombyx mori chromosome 11, ASM3026992v2 genome and encodes:
- the LOC101741234 gene encoding uncharacterized protein LOC101741234 produces the protein MRLIHFLVLLTIHLAVAKNNNVKTLTESLGREIIEIDNPIKELPPGLEEEPSAENDEDGTSATLRPGTKGGTNKSSTTATAKAMSRAETTNSSVDDEAKIERELAEMYKDNSDYQTDRSEADSSSTTVHKEEGNLIARSRASGFKFQPNLNSREEIERFRTSVDDISCDKVTQRLGLTEPPVADTSSGQKMADLISKHIFIIYLLLLK